The following are from one region of the Candidatus Methylomirabilota bacterium genome:
- a CDS encoding sulfurtransferase TusA family protein, translating into MLLTPDKKLDCIGLFCPMPVLKVREALTTMAEGQVLEMLADDPAAEADLKSWSARTGHQLLVVDKDGPVFRFLVRKTK; encoded by the coding sequence ATGCTCCTCACACCCGACAAGAAGCTCGATTGCATTGGTCTGTTCTGCCCGATGCCAGTCCTCAAGGTTCGGGAGGCGCTCACGACGATGGCCGAAGGCCAGGTGCTGGAGATGCTCGCCGATGATCCCGCCGCCGAGGCGGACCTCAAGAGCTGGTCCGCCCGCACGGGGCACCAGCTCCTGGTGGTGGACAAGGATGGGCCCGTCTTCCGCTTCCTCGTCCGAAAGACCAAGTAG
- a CDS encoding cysteine desulfurase family protein, with translation MYLDYGSFTPVDPRVVAVMRPFLEGGAGNPSAPHSLGLEARASLDGARAKIARLFGGAPAGIIFTASATEANNLAVKGTALRTPVRHVVTSAVEHVSVLNPCRDLEKHGSPVTYVGVNHEGRVEPAAVERALRDDTTLVSIMAANGEIGAVQPLREIGLITRRRGIPFHVDAVHAAGRLPLSVDECGIDLLTLSSNDLYGPPGAGALWVRPEVRLAPLILGGGQERGYRAGTENLPAIVGMGVAAELARVERVGESTRLTALRDRLINQLLDRVTGAGLTGPRAEARLPHHASIVVPGVKAEALLLELDLRGVAVSSGSACTTMTGEPSHVLRAIGCDREASEGSLCFTLGRWTTAAEIDFTLDVLPGIVERLRRLARG, from the coding sequence GTGTACCTGGACTACGGCAGCTTCACCCCTGTCGACCCGCGAGTGGTCGCGGTCATGCGGCCGTTCCTGGAGGGGGGCGCCGGCAACCCGTCGGCGCCGCACTCGCTGGGCCTGGAAGCGCGGGCCTCGCTGGACGGCGCCCGGGCCAAGATCGCCCGACTCTTCGGCGGCGCCCCCGCGGGCATCATCTTCACCGCCAGCGCCACCGAGGCCAACAACCTGGCGGTCAAGGGGACCGCCCTGCGCACGCCGGTGCGCCACGTCGTCACCTCGGCCGTCGAGCATGTCTCCGTCCTCAACCCGTGCCGGGACCTCGAGAAGCACGGCTCCCCCGTCACCTATGTGGGGGTGAATCACGAGGGTCGGGTCGAGCCGGCCGCCGTGGAGCGGGCTCTGCGGGACGACACGACGCTCGTCTCGATCATGGCCGCCAACGGCGAGATCGGCGCCGTTCAGCCGCTGCGCGAGATCGGCCTGATCACTCGGCGCCGGGGCATCCCGTTTCACGTCGACGCCGTCCACGCCGCCGGTCGGCTGCCGCTGTCGGTCGACGAGTGCGGGATCGATCTGCTTACCCTCTCTTCCAACGACCTCTACGGCCCTCCGGGCGCCGGGGCGCTCTGGGTGCGGCCGGAGGTGAGGCTGGCGCCCCTCATCCTGGGTGGCGGTCAGGAGCGCGGCTACCGCGCAGGCACGGAGAACCTGCCGGCCATCGTGGGCATGGGCGTGGCCGCCGAGCTGGCCCGCGTGGAACGCGTCGGGGAGTCGACGCGCCTGACCGCCCTGCGCGATCGCCTGATAAACCAGCTGCTGGACCGGGTGACCGGCGCCGGCCTGACCGGCCCGCGCGCCGAGGCGCGCCTGCCCCACCACGCCAGCATCGTGGTCCCGGGGGTCAAGGCGGAGGCGCTGCTGCTCGAGCTCGATCTGCGTGGGGTGGCGGTGTCGTCGGGTTCGGCCTGCACCACGATGACGGGCGAGCCCTCGCACGTGCTGCGGGCCATCGGCTGCGACCGCGAGGCCTCCGAAGGGTCGCTGTGCTTCACGCTGGGGCGGTGGACCACGGCCGCCGAGATCGACTTCACGCTGGACGTCCTGCCTGGCATCGTCGAGCGCCTGCGCCGGCTGGCGCGGGGCTAG
- a CDS encoding PspC domain-containing protein, with translation MPLQRSRRHRMIAGVCGGLAEWLGWDPTLVRVLYVLVSILSAAFPGIVVYLLLWIIMPRAPAE, from the coding sequence ATGCCGCTGCAGCGCTCCCGCCGCCACCGGATGATCGCCGGCGTCTGCGGGGGCCTCGCCGAGTGGCTGGGATGGGATCCCACGCTGGTGCGGGTGCTCTACGTGCTCGTCTCGATCCTGTCGGCGGCCTTTCCGGGCATTGTCGTCTACCTGTTGCTCTGGATCATCATGCCCCGGGCCCCGGCGGAGTGA
- a CDS encoding CopD family protein: MRLFALWVHVLGAVVWLGGLVYQIHVVGPRAGQARTFAEAARGARPYAWTALGLTTLTGFYNVTRLGPLERVMESGAALLLAGKFLLVLLIVALAAQRDFAQIPRLARVLTAGEDPGPALAAIGWLDRIAMLLGVIVVYLGLAISRS; the protein is encoded by the coding sequence GTGAGGCTGTTCGCGCTCTGGGTTCACGTGCTCGGCGCGGTGGTCTGGCTGGGCGGGCTCGTGTACCAGATCCATGTCGTCGGTCCGCGGGCCGGGCAGGCGCGGACCTTCGCCGAGGCCGCCCGGGGCGCCCGCCCGTACGCCTGGACGGCCCTCGGGCTGACCACCCTGACCGGGTTCTACAACGTCACCCGCCTGGGTCCGCTGGAGCGTGTCATGGAGAGCGGCGCGGCCCTGCTCCTGGCCGGCAAGTTCCTTCTGGTCCTGCTCATCGTCGCGCTCGCCGCTCAGCGCGACTTCGCCCAGATCCCTCGTCTGGCCCGGGTACTCACGGCGGGCGAGGATCCCGGGCCGGCCCTGGCGGCGATCGGCTGGCTCGATCGCATCGCCATGCTGCTCGGTGTCATCGTCGTCTATCTGGGGTTGGCCATCTCCCGGAGCTGA
- the npdG gene encoding NADPH-dependent F420 reductase: MNIAILGGTGKEGVGLAARWALGGHGIVIGSRDLERAKAKAVELRELTRKLTIVGHTNAEAAALGQIVVVALPASGLAATLPPLAEACRGKVVVSTVVALDFKGPRLFTPPPAGSSAEEIQALLPGARVVGAFQHIAAHELADIQETIDCDLLLCGDEPAAKETVAELGATMGLRTFDAGPLANAGPLEGVTALLATINRRYKVKNAGVRITGL; this comes from the coding sequence ATGAACATCGCCATTCTCGGAGGCACCGGCAAGGAAGGCGTGGGCCTGGCCGCCCGGTGGGCGCTGGGCGGCCACGGCATCGTCATCGGCTCCCGCGACCTCGAGCGGGCGAAGGCCAAGGCCGTCGAGCTCCGTGAGCTCACGCGCAAGCTCACCATCGTCGGTCACACCAACGCGGAGGCGGCCGCCCTGGGTCAGATCGTCGTGGTGGCCCTGCCCGCCAGCGGCCTGGCGGCCACGCTGCCGCCCCTGGCCGAGGCCTGTCGCGGCAAGGTCGTGGTCAGCACGGTGGTCGCGCTCGACTTCAAGGGTCCTCGCCTCTTCACCCCGCCGCCGGCCGGCTCGTCGGCCGAGGAAATTCAGGCGTTGCTGCCGGGGGCGCGCGTGGTCGGGGCCTTCCAGCACATCGCGGCTCACGAGCTCGCCGACATCCAGGAGACGATCGATTGCGATCTGCTGCTCTGCGGCGACGAGCCGGCAGCCAAAGAGACCGTGGCGGAGCTTGGCGCGACGATGGGGCTGCGAACCTTCGACGCTGGCCCCCTGGCCAACGCGGGGCCGCTGGAAGGCGTCACCGCCCTGCTCGCCACCATCAACCGCCGGTACAAGGTGAAGAACGCCGGCGTCAGAATCACCGGACTCTGA
- the cofE gene encoding coenzyme F420-0:L-glutamate ligase — protein MMLPRYEVVGVTGIPEVRPGDDLGRLVVESADRQGTPLRDGDLLVVGQKVVSKAEGRLVRLSDVSPSPAAITMATQLGRDPRLVEVILRESRRIVRMDRGVFIAETHHGWVCANAGVDQSNVEPDCVALLPEDPDRSARRLREAIRGAAGIDLAVIIADTFGRPWREGLTNVAIGVSGMAPLRSYLGYKDQAGRALQATILAVADEVTGAAELVMGKLDRVPVAIVRGLRVAPGEEGSKPLLRDPARDLFR, from the coding sequence ATGATGCTGCCCCGGTACGAGGTGGTCGGCGTCACCGGGATCCCGGAAGTCCGCCCCGGCGACGACCTCGGCCGACTCGTCGTGGAGTCGGCCGACCGTCAGGGGACCCCGCTGCGCGACGGCGACCTGCTGGTGGTCGGCCAGAAGGTCGTGTCCAAGGCGGAAGGCCGCCTGGTCCGCTTGAGCGACGTGTCGCCGTCGCCGGCGGCTATCACCATGGCGACCCAGCTCGGACGTGATCCACGCCTCGTGGAGGTCATCCTCCGTGAGTCGCGACGCATCGTGCGCATGGACCGTGGCGTGTTCATCGCGGAGACCCACCACGGCTGGGTCTGCGCGAACGCGGGCGTCGACCAGTCCAACGTCGAGCCCGACTGCGTGGCCCTGCTCCCCGAGGATCCCGATCGCTCGGCCCGGCGGCTGCGCGAGGCGATTCGCGGAGCGGCCGGGATCGACCTTGCCGTCATCATCGCCGACACGTTCGGGCGTCCCTGGCGCGAGGGACTCACCAACGTGGCCATCGGCGTGAGCGGGATGGCGCCGCTGCGCAGCTACCTGGGGTACAAGGATCAGGCCGGACGCGCCCTGCAGGCCACGATCCTGGCCGTGGCCGACGAGGTGACCGGAGCCGCCGAGCTGGTCATGGGCAAGCTCGACCGCGTCCCCGTCGCGATCGTGCGCGGCCTGCGGGTGGCGCCGGGCGAGGAGGGCTCCAAGCCGCTGCTGCGCGACCCGGCCCGGGACCTGTTTCGCTAG
- the cofC gene encoding 2-phospho-L-lactate guanylyltransferase encodes MRVAAVPVKDLVNAKQRLITVLTPAERVDLARAMLRDVLGALMGAGLDAVWVVSGDAEVAAIARRAGAATLNEDCNRGHTAAVAQAQAEAARRRARLFLTVPGDVPCTTADEVAALIEVAASGHPGVVFTPSRSGRGTNGAALAPPDIMPLVFGEPSFDNHLAAARARGLNPWVLPLAGLGLDVDELDDLRALLHQGPGTESGRLVASWGIQLNEALPPSLQRAH; translated from the coding sequence ATGAGGGTCGCCGCGGTTCCCGTGAAGGACCTCGTCAACGCCAAGCAACGCCTGATCACCGTGCTTACTCCGGCCGAGCGCGTGGATCTGGCCCGGGCAATGCTGCGCGACGTGCTCGGCGCCCTGATGGGCGCCGGGCTCGACGCGGTGTGGGTAGTGAGCGGGGACGCCGAAGTGGCCGCCATTGCACGGCGTGCCGGCGCCGCGACCCTCAACGAGGACTGCAATCGCGGGCACACGGCGGCGGTGGCCCAGGCCCAGGCCGAGGCGGCCCGTCGCCGCGCCCGCCTCTTCCTCACCGTGCCCGGCGATGTGCCCTGCACGACCGCCGACGAGGTGGCCGCCCTGATCGAGGTGGCCGCGTCCGGACATCCCGGCGTGGTCTTCACCCCGTCCCGCTCGGGCCGCGGCACCAACGGGGCCGCCCTGGCTCCCCCCGACATCATGCCGCTCGTCTTCGGCGAGCCTTCGTTCGACAACCATCTGGCCGCCGCGCGCGCGCGGGGGCTGAACCCCTGGGTGCTGCCGCTGGCGGGGCTGGGTCTCGACGTGGACGAACTCGACGACCTCCGTGCCCTGCTCCACCAGGGGCCGGGCACCGAGAGCGGCCGTCTGGTCGCGAGCTGGGGAATCCAGTTGAACGAGGCGCTACCACCGTCGCTTCAGCGCGCGCACTGA
- the cofD gene encoding 2-phospho-L-lactate transferase has translation MKVTAIAGGTGAAKLLRGLVVCLGPRNLTVIGNTGDDTEIWGLHVSPDLDTITYALAGRLDTERGWGLAGETFRCLGAMAELGAETWFNLGDRDLATHLFRTRALRAGTPLSDVMAAIARRLGVETRILPMSDDPVRTRIRAAMATGAEDGWLTFQEYFVRDKALGEVLEVAYAGAAQATAPPEVLGAIAEAELIVICPSNPVTSIGPVLAVPGIVEALTRAPAPIVGVSPIIGGAAVSGPAAQLMRARGLPVSPVGVALAYAPWLRMLLIDSGDRASVPALRERGVSPVLAEILMPDRQREVALARRVLEVAGG, from the coding sequence AACCGGCGCCGCCAAGCTGTTGCGGGGACTGGTCGTCTGCCTGGGGCCCCGGAACCTGACGGTCATCGGGAACACCGGCGACGACACGGAGATCTGGGGCCTGCACGTCTCCCCGGACCTCGACACCATCACGTACGCGCTGGCCGGCCGCCTGGACACCGAGCGGGGTTGGGGGCTGGCCGGAGAGACGTTCCGCTGCCTGGGGGCGATGGCCGAGCTCGGCGCCGAGACCTGGTTCAACCTCGGCGACCGCGATCTGGCCACGCATCTGTTCCGCACGCGGGCGCTGCGCGCGGGGACGCCGCTGTCGGACGTGATGGCGGCCATCGCCCGTCGTCTCGGGGTGGAGACGCGCATCCTGCCCATGAGCGACGATCCTGTGCGGACCCGGATCCGCGCGGCGATGGCCACCGGGGCCGAGGACGGCTGGCTCACGTTCCAGGAGTACTTCGTGCGGGACAAGGCCCTCGGGGAGGTGCTCGAGGTCGCCTACGCGGGCGCGGCCCAGGCGACGGCGCCACCGGAGGTGCTGGGCGCGATCGCCGAAGCCGAGCTCATCGTGATCTGTCCTTCGAATCCCGTGACGTCGATCGGGCCGGTGCTCGCCGTGCCCGGCATCGTCGAGGCCCTGACCAGGGCCCCGGCGCCGATCGTGGGGGTGAGCCCCATCATCGGCGGCGCCGCCGTGAGCGGACCCGCCGCTCAGCTCATGCGCGCTCGGGGCTTGCCGGTGTCGCCCGTGGGCGTCGCCCTGGCCTACGCGCCGTGGCTCCGCATGCTTCTCATCGACTCCGGCGACCGCGCCTCGGTTCCCGCGCTGCGCGAGCGGGGCGTCTCGCCGGTCCTGGCCGAGATCCTCATGCCCGATCGCCAGCGCGAGGTCGCGCTGGCGAGGCGGGTGCTCGAGGTGGCCGGCGGATGA